A genomic window from Nocardioides jiangxiensis includes:
- a CDS encoding YgaP family membrane protein: protein MTVDRAVLVLAGTMTLVSALLVAVVSPWFLLLTCFVGANLLQSAFTGFCPAALVFRRLGLPGGCAFPQR from the coding sequence ATGACCGTCGACCGCGCCGTCCTGGTCCTCGCCGGCACCATGACCCTGGTCAGCGCCTTGCTGGTCGCCGTGGTCTCGCCGTGGTTCCTGCTGCTCACCTGCTTCGTGGGCGCCAACCTGCTGCAGTCGGCGTTCACGGGGTTCTGCCCCGCAGCGCTGGTCTTCCGCAGGCTGGGCCTGCCCGGGGGATGCGCGTTCCCGCAGAGGTGA